Genomic DNA from Paenibacillus donghaensis:
CTCAATCGCGTTGTCATGCTCCTTGTTGTAGTTCTCCAGAATTTGCGCTTGCGCACTGGTTGCGCCTGTCAGCACCTTTTTCCCCTCCAGGTCCTCAAGCGACTGAATCGAGTCATTGTCTTTGGCCACAACAATACGGTTTCTCCATTGGGCGTAAGGCTCTTTATTGAAGGAATACTTCAGCTCCCGCTCCGGATTCTTCTCCATGACATGAGCGACCAGGTCAATTTTTGAAGTCTCCAGGCTGAGCAGCAAATTGCTGAAATCCATGGTCTGCAGTTCGAACTCATATTCTGGAAGACGGCTGTCAATTTCTTTGATCAACTCCACATCGAATCCGGTCAGCTTGCCATTCTCATCAATGAAGCAGACCTTCGGAAAAGCAGTACCCGTGCCCACGATGATTTTGGTTGCCTTAACTGCCCCGGCAGTTTGGTCCGCTCCTGCAGCAGAAGTGCTGTTGTTGCTGCTGACTGAGCTGTTATTGTTAGAGCC
This window encodes:
- a CDS encoding transporter substrate-binding domain-containing protein, which encodes MKKMSSLVFVGLLTLGIAGCGSNNNSSVSSNNSTSAAGADQTAGAVKATKIIVGTGTAFPKVCFIDENGKLTGFDVELIKEIDSRLPEYEFELQTMDFSNLLLSLETSKIDLVAHVMEKNPERELKYSFNKEPYAQWRNRIVVAKDNDSIQSLEDLEGKKVLTGATSAQAQILENYNKEHDNAIEIVYQNGAANDTVSQIITGRVDATLAADFVLPVIDPQTQLKATGDELSSADILYVFRKDDAESQKLSDAIDGAVKELKADGTLGKLSTEWLGADVTAATVQ